One segment of Streptomyces bathyalis DNA contains the following:
- a CDS encoding TlyA family RNA methyltransferase: MPRRRLDAELVRRNLARSREHASQLIAAGRVTVGGNIAAKSATQVETSAAVVVRADDSDPEYVSRGGHKLAGALEVFGPLGLRTKDRRALDAGASTGGFTDVLLRAGVAEVVAVDVGYGQLAWSLQSDERVTVKDRTNVRELTLDDVDGTPVDLVVGDLSFIPLGLVLPALVRCSAPDADLVLMVKPQFEVGRERLGSGGVVRGAELRTEAVLGVAGHAARLGLGALGVTASPLPGPSGNVEYFLWLRAGAPGIDASDVERAVAEGPK; this comes from the coding sequence TTGCCCCGACGCCGACTCGACGCGGAACTGGTGCGCCGCAATCTGGCCCGTTCGCGCGAGCACGCCAGCCAGCTGATCGCCGCGGGACGGGTCACCGTCGGCGGCAACATCGCCGCGAAGTCCGCCACGCAGGTGGAGACCAGCGCCGCCGTCGTCGTACGCGCCGACGACTCCGACCCTGAGTACGTCTCGCGCGGCGGCCACAAACTCGCGGGCGCACTCGAGGTGTTCGGGCCGCTCGGCCTGCGCACCAAGGACCGCCGCGCCCTGGACGCCGGCGCCTCGACGGGCGGCTTCACCGACGTACTGCTGCGCGCCGGCGTCGCCGAGGTCGTGGCCGTGGACGTCGGCTACGGGCAGCTCGCGTGGTCGTTGCAGAGCGACGAACGCGTCACCGTCAAGGACCGCACGAACGTACGGGAGTTGACGCTGGACGACGTGGACGGCACCCCGGTGGACCTCGTCGTGGGAGACCTGTCCTTCATCCCCCTCGGGCTGGTGCTCCCCGCCCTCGTGCGGTGCTCCGCGCCGGACGCCGACCTGGTGCTCATGGTCAAGCCGCAGTTCGAGGTCGGCAGGGAACGGCTGGGCAGCGGCGGCGTGGTGCGCGGCGCCGAGCTGCGCACGGAGGCCGTCCTCGGGGTCGCCGGCCACGCCGCACGGCTGGGCCTCGGCGCGCTGGGGGTGACGGCGAGTCCGCTGCCGGGGCCGTCCGGCAACGTCGAATACTTTCTTTGGCTGCGCGCCGGTGCACCCGGGATCGACGCGTCCGATGTCGAGCGAGCTGTGGCGGAGGGTCCGAAATGA
- a CDS encoding NAD kinase, giving the protein MTTAGDARTVFLLAHTGRGAAVRSAELVVQGLLRKDIGVRVLEEEAGALPLPDSVRTVPSTEDAVEGCELIIVLGGDGTLLRGAEFARASGVPMLGVNLGRVGFLAEAERDDLEEVVHRVVTRGYEVEERMTLDVLVRTDGRIVHRDWAINEASVEKASRERILEVVTEVDNRPVSRFGGDGVVCATPTGSTAYAFSAGGPVVWPEVEALLMVPISAHALFAKPLVTAPESVLAVEVQPQTPHGVMWCDGRRSVELPAGARVEVRRGSVPVRLARLHHASFTDRLVAKFALPVAGWRGAPH; this is encoded by the coding sequence ATGACGACAGCCGGTGACGCCCGTACGGTCTTCCTGCTCGCCCACACAGGCCGCGGAGCAGCCGTACGCAGCGCCGAACTGGTCGTACAGGGCCTGCTGCGCAAGGACATCGGCGTGCGGGTGCTGGAGGAGGAGGCCGGCGCCCTGCCGCTGCCCGATTCCGTGCGCACGGTGCCGTCCACGGAGGACGCGGTCGAGGGCTGCGAGCTGATCATCGTGCTCGGCGGCGACGGGACGCTGCTGCGCGGCGCCGAGTTCGCCCGCGCCTCCGGCGTGCCGATGCTGGGCGTCAACCTGGGACGGGTCGGGTTCCTCGCGGAGGCCGAGCGCGACGACCTGGAAGAGGTCGTGCACCGGGTCGTCACCCGGGGCTACGAGGTGGAGGAGCGCATGACGCTCGACGTCCTCGTGCGCACCGACGGACGGATCGTGCACCGCGACTGGGCCATCAACGAGGCGTCCGTGGAGAAGGCCTCCCGTGAGCGGATTCTGGAGGTCGTCACCGAGGTCGACAACCGTCCCGTCTCCCGGTTCGGCGGCGACGGTGTCGTGTGCGCCACACCCACCGGCTCCACGGCCTATGCCTTCTCCGCCGGCGGTCCCGTGGTCTGGCCCGAGGTCGAGGCGCTGCTGATGGTGCCGATCAGCGCGCACGCGCTCTTCGCCAAGCCGCTCGTGACGGCGCCGGAGTCGGTGCTCGCCGTGGAGGTGCAGCCGCAGACGCCGCACGGCGTGATGTGGTGCGACGGGAGACGCAGCGTCGAACTCCCCGCGGGTGCGCGCGTGGAGGTGCGCAGAGGATCCGTGCCGGTCAGGCTGGCACGTCTGCACCACGCGTCGTTCACGGACCGGCTCGTCGCCAAGTTCGCGCTGCCGGTGGCGGGTTGGCGCGGCGCGCCGCACTGA
- the recN gene encoding DNA repair protein RecN, which translates to MVVPVLEEMRIRSLGVIDDAVVELSPGFTAVTGETGAGKTMVVTSLGLLLGGRADAALVRAGAKAAVVEGRIVVPPESSAAVRASEAGAELDDGALLVSRTLSAEGRSRAHVGGRSVPVGLLAELSDDLVAVHGQTDQQGLLRPARQRQALDRFAGEAVSAPLARWTTAYQRLRSVSGELDEITTLARERAQEADMLRFGLEEIAAVEPLAGEDTELAAEAERLGHAEALASAATTAHGALAGDPEDPGRPENSDAAALVSAAHRALEAQRAHDPALASLADRLGEVSILMSDVAGELAGYADNLDADPLRLAAVEERRAALAQLTRKYGEDIAAVLSWSEESAARLAELEGDDERIGELSAERDALITELTNLAQQLTDARTDAAKRFADAVTEELSELAMPHARVSFALGRSDAAAGAIGLELDGRSVAFGPHGTDEVELLLAPHPGAQPRPVAKGASGGELSRVMLAVEVVFAGADPVPTYLFDEVDAGVGGKAAVEVGRRLARLARSAQVVVVTHLPQVAAFADRHLVVEKTDDGSVTHSGVQAMEGESRVRELSRMLAGQEDSELARAHAEELLEAARSGS; encoded by the coding sequence ATGGTCGTACCCGTGTTGGAGGAGATGCGGATCAGGTCCCTGGGCGTCATCGACGACGCTGTCGTCGAACTGTCCCCAGGCTTCACCGCGGTGACCGGTGAGACCGGAGCGGGCAAGACCATGGTCGTCACCAGCCTCGGGCTGCTGCTCGGCGGACGGGCGGACGCCGCCCTCGTACGGGCCGGAGCCAAGGCAGCGGTGGTCGAGGGGCGGATAGTCGTGCCGCCGGAGTCGTCCGCCGCGGTCCGCGCGAGCGAGGCCGGAGCCGAACTCGACGACGGGGCACTGCTCGTCAGCCGTACGCTCTCCGCCGAAGGGCGCTCACGTGCGCACGTCGGCGGCAGGTCCGTGCCCGTCGGGCTGCTGGCCGAGCTGAGCGACGACCTCGTCGCCGTGCACGGACAGACCGACCAGCAGGGGCTGTTGCGCCCCGCGCGCCAGCGGCAGGCCCTGGACCGCTTCGCCGGTGAGGCCGTCTCCGCACCGCTGGCCAGATGGACGACCGCGTACCAGCGGCTGCGCAGCGTGAGCGGCGAACTCGACGAGATCACCACCCTCGCGCGCGAACGCGCACAGGAGGCGGACATGCTCCGCTTCGGCCTGGAGGAGATCGCAGCCGTCGAGCCGCTCGCGGGGGAGGACACCGAACTCGCAGCCGAGGCCGAGCGCCTCGGCCACGCCGAAGCCCTCGCCTCCGCCGCCACCACCGCACACGGAGCCCTCGCGGGTGACCCCGAGGACCCCGGCCGCCCCGAGAACTCCGACGCGGCGGCGCTGGTCTCGGCCGCGCACCGCGCCCTGGAGGCACAGCGCGCGCACGACCCCGCGCTGGCCTCGCTGGCGGATCGGCTCGGCGAGGTCTCCATCCTGATGAGCGACGTCGCCGGCGAACTCGCCGGATACGCCGACAACCTGGACGCCGATCCTCTCCGGCTCGCCGCCGTGGAGGAGCGGCGCGCGGCACTGGCCCAGCTCACCCGCAAGTACGGCGAGGACATCGCCGCCGTCCTCAGCTGGTCGGAGGAGAGCGCCGCACGCCTCGCCGAACTCGAGGGGGACGACGAGCGGATCGGCGAACTGTCCGCCGAGCGCGACGCCCTCATCACCGAACTCACAAATCTCGCCCAGCAGTTGACCGACGCCCGTACGGACGCGGCGAAGCGCTTCGCGGACGCCGTCACCGAGGAGCTGTCCGAGCTGGCCATGCCGCACGCCAGGGTCTCCTTCGCGCTCGGGCGAAGCGACGCGGCCGCCGGCGCCATCGGGCTCGAACTGGACGGCCGCAGCGTCGCGTTCGGGCCGCATGGCACGGACGAGGTCGAGCTGCTGCTCGCGCCGCACCCCGGGGCGCAGCCGCGTCCCGTGGCCAAGGGCGCCTCCGGAGGTGAGCTCTCGCGCGTGATGCTCGCCGTGGAGGTCGTCTTCGCGGGTGCCGACCCGGTGCCCACGTATCTCTTCGACGAGGTCGACGCGGGGGTCGGAGGCAAGGCGGCGGTCGAGGTGGGACGACGGCTTGCACGGCTGGCGCGGTCGGCCCAGGTCGTCGTTGTCACGCACCTTCCGCAGGTCGCCGCGTTCGCCGACCGGCATCTGGTCGTGGAGAAGACCGACGATGGTTCCGTCACGCACAGCGGCGTCCAGGCGATGGAGGGAGAGTCCCGGGTGCGGGAGCTGTCCCGGATGCTCGCGGGCCAGGAGGACTCCGAGTTGGCCCGGGCCCACGCGGAGGAACTGCTCGAGGCGGCGCGCTCGGGTTCCTGA
- a CDS encoding glycosyltransferase family 4 protein gives MSLPPTPPPPSAVREPQHAVQVVDGASAGTGAHVRSLTEGLVARGLRVTVCAPSGAEEVYGFTGAGARFAPLPARNEPEAAAGLRRLCADADLVHAHGVRAGLLALTTLALSGRAGRAPLVVTWHHRSNASVARAPLRRLMERRVACSASVVLAVTTDLVDRARRRGARDARLAPVVLPGPARDEAPLEPRAAVESRAQHKSRAEVGAVGRPLVFSVGRLDDRHGYGTALSAARSWRHLDPPPLLAIAGEGPQRAQLQRRIVEEELPVRLLGRRDDAFELLAGADVALLSSRWEGRPLLAQEALHGGVPLVATSVGGVPELVGDAAELVPYGDARAIAAAVGGLLADPERREGLVARGLARAAEWPTEESTVAHVLSVYDELTGARP, from the coding sequence GTGAGCCTTCCCCCCACGCCGCCCCCACCCTCAGCCGTCCGGGAGCCGCAGCACGCCGTCCAGGTCGTGGACGGTGCGAGTGCCGGCACCGGCGCCCATGTGCGCTCGCTCACGGAGGGACTCGTGGCGCGCGGCCTGCGGGTGACCGTCTGCGCGCCGTCGGGCGCCGAGGAGGTGTACGGATTCACCGGCGCCGGGGCCCGTTTCGCACCGCTCCCCGCGCGCAACGAGCCGGAGGCGGCGGCGGGGCTCCGCCGGCTGTGTGCGGACGCCGACCTCGTGCACGCGCACGGCGTGCGTGCCGGGCTCCTGGCACTCACCACCCTCGCTCTGTCGGGGCGCGCCGGGCGGGCCCCGCTCGTGGTGACCTGGCATCACCGCAGCAACGCCTCCGTTGCGCGGGCGCCGCTGCGGCGGCTGATGGAGCGTCGCGTCGCGTGCAGCGCGTCGGTCGTTCTCGCCGTCACCACAGACCTCGTCGACCGGGCCCGGCGGCGCGGCGCCCGCGACGCACGCCTCGCGCCCGTCGTCCTTCCCGGTCCGGCCCGCGACGAGGCCCCGCTGGAGCCGCGGGCCGCCGTGGAGAGCCGGGCGCAGCACAAGTCGCGCGCCGAAGTGGGGGCGGTGGGGCGTCCGTTGGTCTTCAGCGTGGGGCGTCTCGACGACCGTCACGGTTACGGCACCGCCCTGAGCGCCGCCCGTTCCTGGCGGCACCTGGATCCGCCGCCTCTGCTGGCCATCGCGGGCGAGGGGCCGCAACGCGCCCAGCTGCAACGGCGCATCGTCGAAGAGGAGTTGCCCGTACGGCTGCTGGGCCGGCGTGACGACGCCTTCGAGCTGCTGGCCGGCGCGGATGTGGCCCTTCTCAGCTCACGCTGGGAGGGCCGTCCGCTGCTGGCGCAGGAGGCGCTGCACGGAGGGGTTCCGCTGGTCGCCACCTCGGTCGGGGGTGTGCCGGAACTGGTCGGCGACGCCGCGGAGTTGGTCCCCTACGGAGACGCGCGTGCCATCGCGGCGGCCGTCGGCGGACTGCTGGCCGATCCCGAGCGCCGTGAGGGCCTCGTCGCGCGCGGCCTGGCCCGCGCGGCGGAGTGGCCCACGGAGGAGTCGACGGTGGCCCATGTCCTCAGCGTCTACGACGAGTTGACCGGAGCGCGTCCCTGA
- a CDS encoding LacI family DNA-binding transcriptional regulator: MHTFRESRPTLEAVAAHAGVSRATVSRVVNGGPGVREEIREKVRNSVEELGYVPNNAARTLVTRRTGAVAVVIAEPESRVFADPFFAQQLRGISRELADHDTQLLLMMLERQKDYARIGRYLSAGHVDGALMFSLHGDDPLPAMARRSGLPAVFGGRPGWPGAEEEADLLYVDTDNRDGARQAVAHLQERGRRTIAVINGPLDQTSALDRLHGYCDALGVGVHEANRSLVAQGDFTAEGGERAMARLLDAAPSLDAVFAGNDLMASGALRTLRARGRRVPEDVAVVGYDDLEPAAWASPPLTTVRQDVEGMGGMMAELLLRRIGLAVGTDAAPPAPVITPATLVVRESS, translated from the coding sequence GTGCACACTTTCCGCGAGTCCCGCCCGACACTGGAGGCCGTGGCGGCCCATGCCGGGGTCTCAAGGGCGACGGTGTCGCGGGTGGTCAACGGGGGGCCCGGCGTCCGCGAGGAGATCCGCGAGAAGGTGCGGAACTCCGTCGAGGAGCTGGGTTACGTGCCCAACAACGCCGCCCGCACCCTCGTCACCCGGCGCACCGGTGCCGTGGCCGTCGTCATCGCGGAGCCGGAGAGCCGCGTCTTCGCCGACCCGTTCTTTGCTCAGCAGTTGCGGGGTATCAGCCGCGAACTGGCCGATCACGACACCCAGTTGCTGCTGATGATGCTGGAGCGGCAGAAGGACTACGCGCGCATCGGACGGTATCTGTCGGCCGGTCACGTCGACGGCGCCCTGATGTTCTCCCTGCACGGCGACGACCCCCTGCCCGCCATGGCACGCCGGTCGGGTCTGCCGGCGGTCTTCGGCGGCAGGCCCGGTTGGCCGGGAGCCGAGGAGGAGGCGGATCTGCTCTACGTCGACACCGACAACCGGGACGGCGCACGGCAGGCCGTTGCTCATTTGCAGGAGCGAGGGCGGCGCACCATCGCCGTCATCAACGGGCCCCTCGACCAGACCTCCGCCCTGGACCGGCTGCACGGCTACTGCGACGCCTTGGGCGTCGGCGTCCACGAGGCGAACCGATCACTCGTCGCGCAGGGCGACTTCACCGCCGAGGGCGGCGAGCGTGCCATGGCCCGTCTGCTCGACGCCGCCCCCTCGCTGGACGCCGTCTTCGCGGGGAACGACCTGATGGCCTCCGGTGCGCTGCGAACGCTGCGGGCCCGAGGTCGCCGCGTGCCCGAGGACGTGGCCGTCGTCGGCTACGACGACCTGGAACCCGCCGCCTGGGCCTCACCGCCCCTGACGACGGTGCGTCAGGACGTGGAAGGCATGGGCGGGATGATGGCCGAACTGCTGCTGCGCCGCATCGGGCTGGCCGTCGGTACGGACGCGGCGCCGCCCGCGCCTGTCATCACGCCGGCCACGCTGGTCGTGCGCGAGTCGAGTTGA
- a CDS encoding glycoside hydrolase family 16 protein, which yields MLLKSDRRRWALAGIAALAAIGTCVAPYAQADEGGNSAQKQKKAPALEEVWRTDFDGAAGSVPSGDDWIIDKGHNYPGGPANWGTGEIQEYTDSPENLQLDGDGHLKITALKNGENWTSARIETKRTDFAAPEGGKLRIEAGLKLPNVSGDEALGYWPAFWTLGDAYRGNYQNWPGVGEFDIMENVNGQNTTHGVLHCGTNPGGPCNETTGIGKAHECAGDCKADFHEYAIELDRSGGTEELRWYVDGEQFHSVKESDIDAGTWSKATDHGHFILLNLAMGGAFPDGVAGSKTPTAATKSGGSLTVDYVSVESTGGASK from the coding sequence ATGCTCTTGAAGAGCGACAGACGGCGCTGGGCACTTGCCGGCATCGCGGCACTGGCCGCCATCGGGACCTGTGTGGCCCCGTACGCCCAGGCCGACGAGGGCGGCAACTCGGCGCAGAAGCAGAAGAAGGCGCCGGCGCTCGAGGAGGTCTGGCGCACGGACTTCGACGGCGCCGCCGGATCCGTTCCGTCCGGCGACGACTGGATCATCGACAAGGGGCACAACTACCCGGGCGGGCCCGCGAACTGGGGCACCGGCGAGATCCAGGAGTACACCGACAGCCCGGAGAACCTGCAGCTCGACGGCGATGGCCATCTGAAGATCACCGCGTTGAAGAACGGTGAGAACTGGACCTCCGCACGCATCGAGACCAAGCGCACCGACTTCGCCGCCCCCGAGGGCGGAAAGCTGCGCATCGAGGCGGGCCTCAAGCTGCCGAACGTCTCCGGAGACGAGGCGCTCGGCTACTGGCCGGCCTTCTGGACCCTGGGCGACGCCTACCGGGGCAACTATCAGAACTGGCCCGGTGTGGGCGAGTTCGACATCATGGAGAACGTCAACGGCCAGAACACCACGCACGGAGTGCTGCACTGCGGCACCAACCCGGGTGGGCCGTGCAACGAGACGACCGGCATCGGCAAGGCGCACGAGTGCGCCGGCGACTGCAAGGCGGACTTCCACGAGTACGCCATCGAACTCGACCGCAGCGGCGGGACCGAGGAACTGCGCTGGTACGTCGACGGCGAGCAGTTCCACTCCGTGAAGGAGTCGGACATCGATGCCGGGACGTGGTCGAAGGCCACGGACCACGGCCACTTCATCCTGCTCAACCTCGCCATGGGCGGCGCCTTCCCCGACGGTGTCGCGGGCTCGAAGACCCCCACCGCCGCCACCAAGTCCGGCGGCTCCCTGACAGTCGACTACGTGTCGGTCGAAAGCACCGGAGGTGCCTCCAAGTGA
- a CDS encoding beta-1,3-glucanase family protein — MISRRSLIRGAAASAVALPAAGLLVTQAGGVTRKKAGKAAGPLSLKIVNKSGQFDNKSVHVYIVGNDGTNQVHVTPEGELKPVSAGDNGSDGFTDYAIPLSGSETTLKLPEMSGRIYFALGDKLKIKAVEGGDGKAALAYPAGWVASDPNFGVLHDCAEFTYKNGAMYCNTTMVDMFSVPLSIQLKGDKDQTTGTLKEGGREKIFKDVAAAEGFSDLVIDDKRVIAPGHGLGEGKFAENFFDAYVEEVWSTYSGKELVVTTNAGKFTGKVSGDKLSFTGPAEVSFNKPSTKDILFCDGALAAPNDGTTGPVAAILGAAFNRTTLASTASQPTTDPAEFYKGKFAHQYSKAMHAATEDGKAYGFAFDDVASFASYIEDGGAGEMTLTLTPF; from the coding sequence GTGATCAGCCGCAGGTCCCTCATCCGCGGTGCCGCCGCATCGGCGGTCGCCCTGCCGGCGGCCGGTCTCCTCGTGACGCAGGCAGGCGGTGTGACACGCAAGAAGGCCGGCAAGGCCGCCGGCCCCCTGTCGTTGAAGATCGTCAACAAGAGCGGCCAGTTCGACAACAAGTCGGTCCACGTCTACATCGTCGGCAACGACGGCACGAACCAGGTCCACGTCACCCCGGAGGGCGAGCTCAAGCCGGTCTCCGCGGGCGACAACGGCAGTGACGGCTTCACGGACTACGCCATCCCGCTCTCGGGCAGCGAGACGACGCTGAAGCTGCCGGAGATGTCCGGACGCATCTACTTCGCGCTCGGCGACAAGCTGAAGATCAAGGCGGTCGAGGGCGGCGACGGGAAGGCCGCGCTGGCCTACCCGGCGGGCTGGGTGGCGTCCGACCCCAACTTCGGAGTGCTGCACGACTGCGCGGAGTTCACGTACAAGAACGGCGCCATGTACTGCAACACCACCATGGTCGACATGTTCAGCGTGCCGCTGTCCATCCAGCTCAAGGGCGACAAGGACCAGACGACGGGCACCCTGAAGGAGGGCGGACGCGAGAAGATCTTCAAGGACGTCGCCGCCGCCGAGGGCTTCTCCGACCTGGTGATCGACGACAAGCGCGTCATCGCTCCCGGACACGGCCTGGGCGAGGGGAAGTTCGCCGAGAACTTCTTCGACGCCTACGTCGAAGAGGTGTGGAGCACCTACTCCGGCAAGGAACTCGTCGTCACGACCAACGCAGGCAAGTTCACCGGCAAGGTCAGCGGCGACAAGCTCTCCTTCACCGGGCCGGCCGAGGTCTCCTTCAACAAGCCCAGCACGAAGGACATCCTCTTCTGCGACGGTGCCCTCGCGGCACCGAACGACGGCACGACCGGTCCGGTGGCCGCCATCCTCGGCGCCGCGTTCAACCGGACCACGCTCGCCTCGACGGCGTCCCAGCCGACGACCGACCCGGCCGAGTTCTACAAGGGCAAGTTCGCCCACCAGTACTCGAAGGCCATGCACGCGGCCACAGAGGACGGCAAGGCCTACGGCTTCGCATTCGACGACGTCGCGAGCTTCGCCTCCTACATCGAAGACGGCGGGGCCGGCGAAATGACGTTGACGCTGACCCCGTTCTGA
- a CDS encoding glycoside hydrolase family 15 protein, translating into MYVAGRIEDYALIGDMQTAALIGRNGSADWLCLPRFDSHAVFASLLGRGEHGCWQVGPAPANGAEPPKADRRRYRGDSLVLESEWDTPRGTVRVIDFMPPREQHAPQLVRIVEGVSGRVPMRSALRMRFSYGWVVPWVQQIDGRTVAVAGPDSVWLDTEAETYGKDLTTYADFTVSPGERVAFTISWQASHKSPPAEPDPESALEATQEFWREWVDHCTYHGPYREAVVRSLITLKALTYAPTGGIVAAPTTSLPECIGGMRNWDYRFTWLRDAAITLSSLLRTGYHDEALAWREWLLRAVAGDPENLQIMYGIAGERELGEAELNWLPGYEGSTPVRIGNGAAGQLQLDVYGEVTEALHLAHMTGLSRNDYASLLQLKLISYLEDHWDEPDEGIWEVRGPRRHFVHSKVMAWVAVDRTVKLIESGDVDGPLDRWRDLRDEIHRDVCEKGYDKERNTFTQSYGSRELDASLLLIPQMGFLPPDDKRVIGTIEAIQRELSTEDGFVMRYPTSQVDGENVDGLHGEEGAFLACSFWLADDLAMIGRVEEARKLFERLLSLRNDLGLLAEEWDSRLQRQVGNFPQAFSHVPLIDTALRLTASGAYGG; encoded by the coding sequence ATATACGTGGCTGGGCGCATCGAAGATTACGCACTCATCGGGGACATGCAGACAGCAGCCCTGATCGGCCGGAACGGCTCGGCTGACTGGCTGTGCCTGCCGCGCTTCGATTCCCATGCGGTCTTCGCCAGTCTCCTCGGCAGGGGAGAGCACGGCTGCTGGCAGGTGGGCCCCGCCCCCGCCAACGGCGCCGAGCCTCCGAAGGCGGACCGCCGGCGCTACCGCGGCGACTCGCTCGTCCTGGAGTCCGAGTGGGACACACCTCGCGGCACCGTCCGCGTCATCGACTTCATGCCTCCCCGCGAACAGCACGCGCCGCAACTGGTGCGGATCGTGGAGGGCGTCAGCGGCCGGGTGCCGATGCGTTCCGCCCTGCGGATGCGCTTCTCCTACGGATGGGTCGTGCCGTGGGTGCAGCAGATCGACGGCCGCACGGTCGCGGTCGCGGGGCCCGACTCCGTGTGGCTGGACACCGAGGCCGAGACCTACGGCAAGGATCTGACCACGTACGCGGACTTCACCGTCTCCCCCGGCGAACGCGTCGCGTTCACCATCAGCTGGCAGGCCTCGCACAAGAGCCCACCGGCGGAGCCGGATCCGGAATCCGCGCTGGAGGCGACGCAGGAGTTCTGGCGGGAGTGGGTCGACCACTGTACGTACCACGGTCCCTACCGGGAGGCGGTCGTCCGGTCCCTGATCACGCTGAAGGCACTCACGTACGCGCCGACCGGCGGCATCGTCGCGGCTCCGACCACGTCGCTGCCGGAGTGCATCGGCGGCATGCGCAACTGGGACTACCGCTTCACGTGGCTGCGCGACGCGGCGATCACGCTGTCGTCCCTGCTGCGCACCGGCTACCACGACGAGGCGCTGGCCTGGCGCGAGTGGCTGCTGCGCGCGGTCGCCGGCGACCCGGAGAACCTGCAGATCATGTACGGCATCGCGGGTGAGCGGGAACTGGGCGAGGCCGAGCTCAACTGGCTGCCCGGATACGAGGGTTCGACGCCGGTGCGGATCGGCAACGGGGCGGCCGGGCAGCTCCAGCTCGACGTCTACGGGGAGGTCACCGAGGCCCTGCACCTGGCGCACATGACCGGCCTCTCACGCAACGACTACGCCTCGCTCCTCCAGCTGAAGCTCATCAGCTACCTGGAGGACCACTGGGACGAGCCGGACGAGGGCATCTGGGAAGTGCGGGGCCCCCGGCGGCACTTCGTGCACTCCAAGGTGATGGCGTGGGTCGCGGTCGACCGTACGGTCAAGCTCATCGAGTCCGGTGACGTGGACGGCCCGCTGGACCGCTGGCGCGACCTGCGCGACGAGATCCACCGCGACGTGTGCGAGAAGGGCTACGACAAGGAGCGCAACACCTTCACCCAGTCCTACGGTTCGCGCGAGCTGGACGCCTCGCTGCTGCTGATCCCGCAGATGGGCTTCCTGCCCCCGGACGACAAGCGTGTCATCGGGACGATCGAGGCGATCCAGCGGGAGCTGTCCACCGAGGACGGTTTCGTGATGCGCTACCCGACCTCCCAGGTCGACGGCGAGAACGTCGACGGACTCCACGGTGAGGAGGGCGCGTTCCTCGCCTGTTCCTTCTGGCTCGCCGACGACCTGGCGATGATCGGCAGGGTGGAGGAGGCGCGGAAGCTCTTCGAGCGGCTGCTCTCGCTCCGCAACGACCTGGGGCTCCTCGCGGAGGAGTGGGACTCGCGTCTGCAGCGTCAAGTGGGCAACTTCCCACAGGCGTTCAGTCATGTGCCCCTGATCGACACGGCGCTGCGGCTGACCGCCTCCGGCGCGTACGGCGGCTGA